One Bacteroidota bacterium genomic region harbors:
- the rodA gene encoding rod shape-determining protein RodA, with translation MPTRSTNRLFANVDWITVGIYLALILMGWGNIYAAVYNEDHANIFDISQKYGKQMLWICTAFVIAIIILIIDSEFYTAFSFPVYAISILSLLLVLVIGKEVKGSKSWIYFGNTGVQPAEFAKFAVNLALAKFLSRMNIKMTDLSTKIYSTIIILLPMLIIILQHETGVALVYAAYIFVLYREGLSGNFLLLGVSAIILFIVSLLFNKYYVIAALAVLAIIAFLLVKKKRNNILVIIVSLIITSGIVLGTDFAFRKLEGYQKTRINVFLGKEMDKNKTGYNVNQAKIAIGSGGFLGKGYLEGTQTKFDFVPEQDTDFIFCTVGEEWGFLGSTAIIGLFITLIIRIIFMAERQRSPFSRIYGYGVASIFFFHLMINVGMTIGLAPVIGIPLPFFSYGGSSLWSFTILLFIFIKLDSHRLQVFR, from the coding sequence ATGCCAACCAGAAGTACAAACAGACTTTTCGCAAACGTGGACTGGATAACAGTCGGGATTTACCTTGCGCTCATTTTAATGGGTTGGGGAAATATTTATGCCGCTGTTTACAATGAGGATCACGCAAACATTTTTGACATAAGCCAGAAGTATGGAAAACAAATGCTTTGGATCTGCACCGCCTTTGTCATTGCAATCATTATCCTCATCATTGACTCAGAGTTTTATACGGCCTTTTCATTTCCTGTTTACGCTATCTCTATTCTCTCTCTTTTACTGGTATTGGTCATTGGCAAAGAAGTGAAAGGAAGTAAATCATGGATATACTTTGGTAATACAGGTGTTCAACCCGCTGAATTTGCCAAATTTGCGGTCAATCTCGCGCTGGCAAAATTCCTCAGCCGGATGAACATCAAAATGACCGATCTGTCGACCAAGATCTATTCAACAATAATAATTCTCTTGCCCATGCTGATAATAATATTGCAGCACGAAACAGGTGTTGCGCTTGTTTATGCTGCTTATATTTTTGTTTTATACCGGGAAGGCTTGTCGGGTAACTTTTTGTTGCTTGGCGTTTCCGCCATCATACTCTTTATTGTTTCATTGCTTTTCAATAAATATTATGTTATTGCGGCATTAGCGGTTCTGGCTATTATTGCGTTCTTATTAGTGAAGAAAAAAAGAAATAATATCCTGGTAATTATTGTAAGCCTTATCATTACCAGCGGCATTGTGCTGGGTACCGATTTCGCTTTCCGTAAACTGGAAGGCTATCAAAAAACACGCATCAATGTTTTTCTTGGAAAAGAGATGGACAAAAACAAAACCGGCTATAATGTAAACCAGGCTAAAATTGCAATTGGCTCAGGCGGCTTTTTGGGAAAAGGCTACCTGGAAGGAACGCAAACCAAATTTGATTTTGTACCGGAACAGGATACCGACTTTATATTTTGCACGGTCGGGGAAGAATGGGGGTTCCTTGGGTCGACCGCCATAATAGGATTATTCATTACGTTAATCATACGTATTATTTTTATGGCAGAGCGGCAACGTTCACCATTCAGCCGTATTTACGGATATGGAGTCGCCTCTATCTTCTTTTTTCACCTGATGATAAACGTAGGGATGACAATAGGTTTGGCGCCGGTAATAGGAATACCACTTCCCTTTTTCAGTTACGGCGGATCTTCGTTATGGTCGTTCACGATCCTCCTGTTCATTTTTATCAAACTGGACTCACACCGCTTACAAGTGTTCCGCTAA
- the gap gene encoding type I glyceraldehyde-3-phosphate dehydrogenase encodes MTKIKVAINGFGRIGRTTFRALMKRPSIEVVAINDLADSKTLAHLLKYDSVHGIIDAVIGSEGQYIIVNGNKINVYAEKDPSVLPWKKHGVDVVIEATGHNLDRASASKHLQAGAKKVVISAPSTDSDVKTIVLGVNDNLIEKSDVLFSNASCTTNCAAPMIKILDDLWTIEDCYVTTIHSYTGDQRLHDAPHKDLRRARAAALSIIPTSTGAAKAVTKIFPHLEGKVGGCGIRVPVPNGSITDITCVLAKPTSVNEINAAFKKISESSLKGILAYCDEPIVSIDIVGNPHSCVYDSEFTSVVGNMVKVMGWYDNEAGYSNRLADLIQRIS; translated from the coding sequence ATGACAAAAATTAAAGTTGCAATAAACGGTTTTGGCCGCATTGGCCGCACAACTTTCAGGGCATTGATGAAAAGGCCCTCAATTGAAGTTGTCGCTATAAACGATCTGGCAGACAGTAAAACGCTTGCGCACCTGCTTAAGTATGATTCTGTGCATGGGATCATTGATGCTGTGATCGGAAGTGAAGGCCAGTATATAATAGTTAACGGGAACAAAATAAACGTATATGCCGAAAAAGATCCATCCGTTTTACCCTGGAAAAAACACGGAGTGGATGTGGTGATCGAGGCCACCGGCCATAATCTCGATAGGGCAAGTGCGTCAAAACATTTGCAGGCTGGCGCGAAAAAGGTTGTCATTTCGGCCCCTTCAACCGATAGTGATGTGAAAACCATCGTGCTGGGCGTGAATGACAACCTGATTGAAAAGAGTGATGTGTTGTTCTCAAACGCTTCGTGCACCACGAATTGCGCCGCGCCTATGATAAAAATACTGGATGATCTGTGGACAATAGAAGATTGTTATGTTACAACGATTCATTCCTACACCGGTGATCAGCGTTTGCATGATGCGCCGCACAAAGACCTGCGCAGGGCCCGTGCGGCAGCACTTTCCATTATTCCTACTTCAACAGGTGCCGCCAAGGCGGTGACCAAAATTTTTCCCCATCTTGAAGGGAAAGTAGGAGGCTGTGGCATTCGCGTGCCGGTTCCTAATGGTTCCATAACCGATATTACCTGTGTATTGGCAAAACCAACAAGCGTTAATGAAATAAATGCGGCGTTTAAAAAAATCTCCGAGAGCAGCCTTAAAGGAATACTTGCCTATTGCGATGAACCTATTGTTTCAATAGATATTGTAGGGAACCCTCATTCCTGTGTGTATGATTCCGAATTTACTTCGGTTGTAGGTAATATGGTTAAGGTTATGGGCTGGTATGACAATGAAGCGGGTTACTCCAACCGGCTGGCTGATCTCATTCAGCGTATTTCTTAG